A single window of Psychromonas ingrahamii 37 DNA harbors:
- a CDS encoding TRAP transporter large permease — translation MIGISMFFTALLLLLIGFPVAFTFAAVAVFFGMIAGIVEIYSYGGFDAGLISGLIEGLNEGVAMFGYMPYRIFAIQQNTILMAIPMFIFMGIVLQKTGLAEKLLESMGFLFGEIRGGIAISTVLVGSLLAASTGVVGASVVAMGVISLPVMMKYKYSTELATGTICASGTLGQIIPPSIVLIILGDVFQVPVGDLFKAAVWPALTLVASYIVYILIVSYIKKDVAPAIPADPSRGSKKKQVYKALIDIIPSLTLIILVLGSIFGGIATPTESSAVGSIGAVGLALMYKTFSIDMIKMAAQESVKITSMVFAILIGATAFSMVFSYTGGEEIVTEFMNNLPGDNKTSFILFTMLAILILGFFIDFVEISYIIVPIIVPIAAALGINPVWFAILIAMNLQTSFLTPPFGFSLFYLKGVAPPSVSTVQIYRGVIPFILIQIVVLGVLAFYPEFFGIDSMM, via the coding sequence ATGATTGGCATCTCAATGTTTTTTACGGCGCTGCTTCTGTTACTGATCGGATTCCCTGTTGCTTTCACATTTGCGGCTGTTGCTGTGTTTTTTGGCATGATCGCAGGTATCGTAGAAATTTATTCTTACGGCGGATTTGATGCCGGGCTGATATCTGGTCTTATTGAGGGACTCAATGAAGGCGTAGCGATGTTTGGCTATATGCCATATCGCATTTTTGCAATACAGCAAAATACAATTTTAATGGCTATTCCTATGTTTATCTTTATGGGCATAGTGTTACAAAAAACAGGACTTGCTGAAAAACTTTTAGAGTCCATGGGCTTTCTATTTGGTGAGATTCGAGGTGGGATAGCAATTTCAACTGTGTTGGTGGGCTCTTTATTAGCGGCATCCACCGGTGTTGTTGGCGCATCTGTTGTGGCGATGGGAGTGATTTCACTTCCGGTTATGATGAAATATAAATACAGTACAGAATTAGCCACAGGGACTATCTGTGCGTCGGGTACGCTTGGACAAATAATTCCTCCTTCAATAGTACTGATTATTCTTGGGGATGTGTTTCAAGTTCCGGTAGGAGATCTTTTTAAAGCGGCTGTATGGCCAGCACTAACGCTGGTTGCATCGTATATTGTCTATATATTGATAGTTTCCTATATTAAAAAAGATGTCGCACCCGCAATTCCTGCTGATCCTAGTCGTGGATCAAAGAAGAAACAGGTATACAAAGCGCTTATTGATATCATTCCATCACTCACCCTGATTATTTTAGTGCTTGGTTCGATTTTTGGAGGCATTGCAACGCCAACGGAATCTTCAGCTGTCGGATCAATTGGAGCGGTCGGTTTAGCTTTGATGTATAAAACTTTTTCAATAGACATGATAAAAATGGCAGCACAGGAATCTGTCAAGATAACATCGATGGTTTTTGCTATTTTAATCGGGGCGACTGCCTTTTCAATGGTATTTTCTTATACTGGCGGAGAAGAGATAGTTACCGAGTTTATGAATAATCTGCCTGGTGATAATAAGACTTCATTTATTCTCTTTACCATGCTTGCTATCCTGATTTTAGGGTTCTTTATCGATTTTGTTGAGATATCCTATATTATAGTGCCAATTATAGTGCCAATAGCAGCAGCTTTAGGAATAAACCCCGTATGGTTTGCAATATTGATTGCGATGAATTTACAAACGTCATTTTTGACCCCGCCGTTTGGATTTTCACTGTTTTATTTAAAAGGTGTTGCACCTCCATCGGTGAGTACAGTGCAAATTTATAGAGGTGTAATACCCTTTATACTGATACAAATTGTTGTATTAGGTGTTCTCGCTTTTTATCCAGAATTCTTTGGTATTGACTCAATGATGTAA
- a CDS encoding TRAP transporter small permease subunit, with the protein MLKLEKLFDKFADGIGIITSIAMVLMILNVFYDVITRYVFNTSSIGMQEMEWHLFSVIILLGVAYTLKDDGHVRVDIIYDNLSYRKKAMINMLGAIFFILPISLLVGISSIDNAVSAYASMEQSGNPGGLQYRWIVKALIPLSFLLLIITSVGFFIKNLNVYNGLHPLEMDRIRHEAEDIKHDLDEHKHHIVDIDEKGESK; encoded by the coding sequence TTGTTAAAACTTGAGAAGCTATTTGATAAATTTGCAGATGGTATTGGAATCATTACATCTATTGCTATGGTGTTAATGATTCTAAATGTATTTTATGATGTTATTACAAGGTATGTTTTTAATACAAGCAGTATTGGCATGCAGGAGATGGAGTGGCATCTTTTTTCAGTTATCATCTTGCTGGGCGTGGCTTATACGCTAAAAGATGATGGACATGTCAGGGTTGATATCATTTATGATAATCTTTCATATAGAAAGAAAGCGATGATAAATATGCTTGGCGCTATTTTCTTTATCTTACCTATCTCGCTGCTGGTTGGCATCAGTTCGATTGACAATGCTGTTTCCGCTTATGCTTCCATGGAACAAAGTGGTAACCCCGGTGGATTACAATATAGATGGATTGTCAAAGCATTAATTCCACTTTCATTTCTTTTATTAATTATTACATCGGTAGGTTTTTTTATAAAAAATTTAAATGTATACAATGGATTGCACCCCTTAGAAATGGATAGAATCAGACACGAAGCTGAAGATATTAAGCATGATCTTGATGAACATAAGCACCACATTGTAGATATTGATGAAAAAGGAGAGTCAAAATGA
- a CDS encoding TRAP transporter substrate-binding protein: protein MNILKCKSTKLAIASVLLAGLTATSFAAERVYTWKLATTWGPTLSPFIDAPHQMAKLVEEMSDGRLIIRIDASNKHKAAFGVFDMVKGGQYDMAHSASYYWKGKDINTLPFTTMPFGMTTPEQYAWFYEGGGMELMQKAYAPHNILSFPGGNTGNQMGGWFRKEIKTLDDLDGLKMRIPGFAGEVMAKLGVAVTNIPSGELYTSLERGVLDALEWVGPGMDVNMGFHKIAPFYYTGWHEPATELQYLVNEKKFDRLPKDLQVILKTAMKLSAYDMYIKNYAMSAEALSEMDTKYPNIKVMTFPKPVMDAMKKANSELIAEITKDNPLLKEVIDSQLAFQKKARAWTIMSDYNYLKDNLE from the coding sequence ATGAATATATTAAAATGTAAATCGACAAAGCTAGCGATAGCTTCGGTACTGTTAGCAGGACTGACGGCAACCTCTTTTGCTGCAGAGAGAGTTTATACTTGGAAGTTGGCAACAACTTGGGGACCGACACTATCACCCTTTATTGATGCTCCACACCAGATGGCTAAGCTGGTTGAAGAGATGTCTGATGGCAGACTAATCATTAGAATAGATGCATCAAATAAGCATAAAGCAGCATTTGGTGTTTTTGATATGGTTAAAGGTGGCCAATATGATATGGCACACAGCGCATCATATTACTGGAAAGGTAAAGATATTAACACCTTACCTTTTACAACAATGCCTTTTGGTATGACGACACCTGAACAATACGCCTGGTTCTATGAAGGTGGCGGAATGGAACTTATGCAAAAAGCCTACGCACCTCATAATATTTTGTCATTTCCAGGTGGAAACACTGGGAATCAGATGGGCGGATGGTTTAGAAAGGAAATTAAGACGCTGGACGATTTGGATGGTCTGAAGATGAGGATCCCTGGATTTGCTGGTGAGGTAATGGCGAAACTAGGTGTTGCTGTTACCAACATTCCATCGGGTGAACTATACACTTCACTAGAACGTGGTGTTCTTGACGCACTGGAATGGGTTGGTCCTGGCATGGACGTAAATATGGGCTTTCATAAAATAGCGCCGTTTTATTATACAGGTTGGCATGAACCAGCGACAGAGCTACAGTATTTAGTCAATGAGAAAAAGTTTGATAGATTACCAAAAGATTTACAAGTAATTTTGAAAACTGCCATGAAACTTAGCGCATATGATATGTATATTAAAAACTATGCAATGAGTGCTGAGGCATTGTCTGAGATGGATACTAAATATCCAAATATTAAAGTAATGACTTTTCCAAAACCGGTTATGGATGCTATGAAAAAAGCTAATAGTGAGTTAATAGCTGAAATAACTAAAGACAACCCACTATTAAAAGAAGTGATAGATTCACAATTGGCTTTCCAGAAAAAAGCGAGAGCGTGGACTATTATGTCTGACTACAATTATTTAAAAGATAACTTGGAATAA
- a CDS encoding AEC family transporter: MFELATALGLKILPLYITIALGYLFSRYLRGERDGIASLLIYLIGPVVIFMASYKVQLNLAVIMLPILLFILNSFLALGTLRISKNFFSDNTKNILAFSAGTGNTGYFGIPLAIMILSEELANIYIFTVLASLLYESTVGFFVVAKGHYTINQSLVKVAKLPSIYALVLGLIFNVSNIELNTNLLDYLDYFKGAYAILGMMMIGMGLKGLGNVGIDKMFMTFAFTIKFLIYPLCVLIIIWIDAYYFNFFNSDLYKVMFLFAIPPMAGNTVAVASLLNVHPEKAALAVVISTAISIVTIPVMIALFLGTF; the protein is encoded by the coding sequence ATGTTTGAATTAGCAACCGCCTTAGGGCTAAAGATACTACCGCTTTACATCACAATAGCCCTAGGATATCTCTTTTCACGTTATCTAAGAGGAGAGCGTGATGGTATCGCCTCTTTGCTGATCTATCTCATTGGCCCTGTAGTTATTTTTATGGCTTCATACAAAGTGCAGTTAAATTTAGCAGTCATTATGCTGCCTATACTGCTTTTTATTCTCAATAGTTTCTTGGCTCTTGGGACATTGAGAATAAGTAAAAACTTTTTCTCCGATAACACCAAAAATATTTTAGCTTTTTCGGCAGGAACTGGAAATACCGGATACTTTGGTATTCCTTTGGCCATTATGATTTTAAGTGAAGAGCTAGCAAATATTTATATTTTTACTGTGCTCGCGTCCTTGCTTTATGAGAGTACTGTTGGCTTTTTTGTCGTTGCAAAAGGCCACTACACAATCAATCAAAGCCTGGTAAAAGTGGCTAAACTCCCTTCTATCTATGCACTGGTTTTGGGATTGATTTTTAATGTCTCAAACATAGAGTTAAATACAAACCTTCTTGATTATCTTGATTATTTCAAAGGAGCCTATGCAATTTTAGGGATGATGATGATAGGTATGGGCCTTAAAGGCCTGGGAAATGTTGGGATAGACAAAATGTTTATGACTTTTGCATTTACTATTAAATTTCTTATTTATCCTCTCTGCGTTCTTATTATCATTTGGATTGATGCTTATTATTTCAACTTTTTCAATTCTGATCTCTATAAAGTAATGTTTCTTTTTGCCATTCCTCCCATGGCAGGCAATACCGTAGCAGTGGCGTCACTTTTAAATGTTCACCCTGAAAAAGCAGCCCTGGCAGTGGTTATCAGCACAGCGATTTCTATTGTCACCATTCCGGTTATGATCGCCCTGTTTTTAGGTACTTTTTGA
- a CDS encoding YfaP family protein: MKKRSLLFPALLCASLTTPSYAMLNGCVDTTDADKKTAVYFANGILTSPYAAENMAFKMGIAYKNQFKNLHEDSSYEFSDAYNYSQGKLTDIAQVLQQKMDEEGVAGISGYQIYELISSGLNNDPIRAVLAAFLSTTTNAIYTDALLEELGELMTSASVEAIADSLMVNSEHIGLYEANLIAGKRVLIMPHSQGNLFTNNAVAAVKTRQPDWADSIDYFGIANPAALTVGGAGYVTADDDRVIGILSLMENVLASNLDNDPSALPSFFGGDSRSNTNHLIVEDYWDARLASRAVIDTNMLRLAQNTPFPLQIAGTGAIRASLSWGGQPDVDLHAYEPNGRHVYYRSKTGDDGILDVDDTSGFGPENYTVACESVNAGTYQIGVNYFRGNATETAKVTVFLGDGRTITPRELMLNQAEGSYGNDNPATMFEITVTDDGEGNAIYSVQ; this comes from the coding sequence ATGAAAAAAAGATCATTATTGTTTCCTGCATTGTTGTGTGCGAGTTTAACCACCCCCTCATATGCAATGCTAAACGGCTGCGTTGACACAACAGACGCGGATAAAAAAACAGCCGTTTATTTTGCAAACGGTATTTTAACAAGCCCATATGCAGCTGAGAATATGGCTTTCAAAATGGGTATAGCCTATAAAAATCAATTTAAGAATCTACATGAGGACTCATCCTATGAGTTCTCCGATGCCTACAATTATTCTCAAGGTAAACTCACTGATATCGCACAGGTTCTCCAACAAAAAATGGATGAAGAAGGAGTTGCAGGAATCAGTGGATATCAAATCTATGAGCTTATTTCCTCCGGTCTTAATAACGATCCTATCCGCGCAGTATTGGCCGCTTTTCTATCAACAACCACAAATGCTATTTATACGGATGCCTTACTTGAAGAGCTTGGTGAGTTAATGACTTCAGCATCCGTAGAAGCAATTGCAGATAGTCTTATGGTGAACTCTGAACATATAGGACTTTATGAAGCGAATCTGATTGCTGGAAAACGTGTTCTTATTATGCCGCACAGCCAGGGTAATTTATTCACTAACAATGCTGTCGCTGCAGTTAAAACTCGTCAACCAGATTGGGCTGACAGTATTGACTATTTTGGCATCGCAAATCCAGCCGCCTTAACTGTCGGTGGAGCGGGGTATGTAACGGCAGATGATGACAGAGTCATTGGCATTTTGAGCCTGATGGAAAATGTATTAGCGAGCAATTTAGATAACGACCCGAGCGCACTTCCCAGTTTTTTTGGGGGAGATTCCCGATCAAACACAAATCACTTGATTGTTGAAGACTATTGGGATGCTCGTTTAGCATCACGAGCTGTTATTGATACCAACATGCTTCGCCTTGCACAAAATACCCCTTTCCCGCTTCAGATTGCCGGGACAGGTGCTATCCGCGCTTCATTATCCTGGGGTGGCCAACCTGACGTTGACTTGCATGCCTATGAACCCAATGGCCGACATGTATATTATCGCAGCAAAACAGGTGACGATGGAATACTTGATGTCGATGATACATCTGGTTTTGGACCTGAAAACTATACAGTCGCATGCGAAAGCGTCAATGCGGGGACATATCAAATAGGTGTTAACTACTTTAGGGGAAATGCTACAGAAACTGCCAAAGTGACTGTCTTTCTGGGTGATGGCAGAACTATCACACCGCGAGAGCTGATGCTTAATCAAGCAGAAGGCAGTTATGGTAATGACAACCCGGCAACCATGTTTGAAATCACAGTCACTGATGATGGGGAGGGTAATGCAATTTATAGCGTTCAATAA
- a CDS encoding PKD domain-containing protein gives MKKTAIAMMISSLLLSACDDLKSEDNAPKSALENALITPQTSPDKIAPIASFTLANDITERAEFYFDGSASSDSDGAISTYNWTIDLGRYNGDNIYFSQNSQKKTSATLTAGELTEDITATITLTVTDNDNSTGQISKTIIIRELDVALLPPMPANPKSGLTGTDADGDGVRDDLEIAIYNLYPLSKDNREVLRNTAVVYQDVLIAGDSLDDLDDGDASEKIAKLAACYNLHTELNGLQEVAKIRALTFNTQERLAAYEKFKVGRNGTAQRTVEATFDECRLPQH, from the coding sequence ATGAAAAAAACGGCAATAGCCATGATGATCAGCAGTCTTCTGCTAAGTGCGTGCGATGACTTAAAATCTGAAGATAATGCCCCAAAGTCGGCACTTGAAAATGCCCTTATAACGCCACAAACCTCCCCCGACAAGATAGCCCCAATCGCTTCCTTTACACTGGCAAATGATATAACTGAGCGTGCTGAATTTTATTTCGATGGCTCAGCTTCCAGCGATTCCGATGGTGCTATCTCCACATACAACTGGACAATCGACTTGGGACGATACAACGGTGACAACATTTACTTTAGTCAAAATAGTCAAAAAAAGACGAGCGCTACCCTCACTGCAGGAGAGCTTACGGAAGATATTACAGCCACTATTACCTTAACGGTCACTGATAATGATAATTCTACCGGTCAAATATCGAAGACCATTATTATCCGTGAACTTGATGTTGCTCTGCTCCCTCCTATGCCGGCAAATCCAAAGTCAGGATTAACCGGCACAGACGCCGATGGCGATGGCGTTAGAGATGATTTAGAAATCGCTATTTATAATCTCTACCCACTTTCCAAAGATAATAGAGAGGTGTTACGTAATACTGCAGTGGTCTATCAAGATGTCCTTATTGCCGGTGACTCCCTTGATGATCTGGATGACGGGGACGCCTCCGAAAAAATAGCAAAACTCGCTGCTTGTTATAACCTACATACTGAGCTTAATGGCCTTCAAGAGGTAGCAAAAATAAGGGCACTGACCTTTAACACTCAAGAGCGCTTAGCTGCATACGAAAAGTTCAAGGTGGGTCGAAACGGTACAGCACAAAGAACCGTAGAAGCGACTTTTGATGAATGCAGACTGCCTCAGCATTAA
- a CDS encoding SDR family NAD(P)-dependent oxidoreductase, producing MTTHSPSTTKVLITGCSTGIGYHCAKHLQSMGYQVIATCRKQKDVRRLNNQGLTCLQLDLADSQSIKSALEKVLLETQGKIDLLFNNGAFGLPGAVEDLSRQAMEYQFQTNVFGTQELTNLVVPIMRKQGGGKIIYNSSILGFAAMQYRGAYNASKFAIEGFADTLRLEVKKDNIKVSLIEPGAIISDFRKNAFEQFKRWIPRQGSAHQSSYEAMVTRLETVGPSAPFTLGPEAVTKCVLHVLQKSQPKIRYRVTVPTIAFALLKRFLPNRLLDILLIKAGGNGKR from the coding sequence ATGACAACACACTCACCTTCTACGACTAAAGTCCTTATCACAGGTTGCTCAACGGGCATCGGTTATCATTGTGCCAAACACCTACAATCAATGGGCTATCAGGTAATTGCTACGTGTCGAAAGCAAAAAGATGTCAGGCGATTAAACAATCAAGGCCTTACCTGCCTGCAGCTCGATTTAGCCGATAGCCAATCAATCAAATCTGCTTTAGAGAAAGTCCTTTTAGAAACCCAAGGAAAAATCGACCTGTTATTTAACAATGGCGCATTCGGGCTACCGGGTGCCGTTGAAGATTTAAGCCGTCAAGCAATGGAGTATCAGTTTCAAACCAATGTGTTTGGTACCCAGGAATTGACCAATTTAGTTGTGCCTATTATGCGTAAACAAGGTGGCGGAAAAATTATTTATAACAGTTCTATTTTAGGCTTTGCAGCCATGCAGTATCGTGGTGCATATAATGCCAGCAAATTTGCAATTGAAGGCTTTGCGGACACCTTAAGGCTTGAAGTTAAAAAAGATAATATTAAGGTGAGTTTAATTGAACCGGGAGCAATTATTTCTGATTTCAGAAAAAATGCCTTCGAGCAGTTTAAGCGTTGGATTCCTCGACAAGGCAGCGCCCATCAAAGCAGTTATGAAGCCATGGTCACTCGCTTAGAAACCGTTGGACCAAGCGCACCCTTTACGCTAGGGCCTGAAGCCGTGACCAAATGTGTGCTACATGTTTTGCAAAAATCACAGCCTAAAATTCGCTATAGAGTTACCGTACCCACTATCGCTTTTGCATTGTTAAAGCGATTTTTACCGAACCGACTTTTAGACATTCTACTTATTAAAGCGGGTGGAAACGGTAAGCGTTAG
- a CDS encoding thiol:disulfide interchange protein DsbA/DsbL, producing the protein MKKNFALIITLLLSFAAHAAQFTEGQQYQVLDTQPSSQPVVTEYFSFYCPHCNNFEPFIRQVKERLPDNAKLQKTHVSFMGGSMGVSMAKAYATMVVLEVEEKMIPVMFRQIHDLKQTPRNDKELRQLFIDNGVEASKFDAAFNGFVVDSMQRRFDKEFKNAGLRGVPAVIVNNKYHITPDESINSQDKYMELVNFLLKK; encoded by the coding sequence ATGAAAAAAAATTTCGCACTTATTATCACTCTGCTACTTAGCTTTGCAGCGCACGCAGCCCAATTTACAGAAGGCCAACAATATCAGGTACTGGATACTCAACCCTCTTCTCAGCCTGTAGTAACAGAATACTTTTCCTTCTACTGTCCTCATTGTAACAACTTTGAACCTTTTATCAGACAGGTAAAAGAACGTCTTCCTGATAATGCTAAATTACAGAAGACGCACGTTTCATTTATGGGTGGCAGCATGGGCGTCTCAATGGCAAAAGCTTATGCTACTATGGTGGTGCTAGAGGTCGAAGAAAAGATGATTCCTGTTATGTTTAGACAGATTCATGATCTTAAGCAGACACCTCGTAATGATAAAGAATTGCGCCAACTTTTTATTGATAACGGTGTTGAAGCATCGAAATTTGATGCGGCCTTTAATGGTTTTGTGGTTGATTCTATGCAGAGACGCTTTGATAAAGAGTTCAAAAATGCGGGGTTAAGAGGTGTTCCAGCAGTGATTGTAAACAATAAGTACCATATTACTCCAGATGAAAGTATTAACTCACAAGATAAGTATATGGAGTTAGTTAACTTCTTACTGAAGAAATAA
- a CDS encoding dipeptide ABC transporter ATP-binding protein, whose protein sequence is MIMNNKSMNSNLLEIRNLGIDFNTDEGLMRAVDGIDLNIRPGEVMGLVGESGSGKSITAKSIMQLLPGNAIIAPQSELRIRHDSQDIDILKLRGRDLRKVRGGLVSMIFQEPMASFAPAIRISDQIVETMQIHLGYSRDKARRVGIELFERVGIVDPARRFDQYVFELSGGMRQRAMIAMALSTKPKLLIADEPTTALDVTIQAQVLDLMRELREEMGMAMLFITHDLGVISKIADNVTVMRQGNIVEAGNADQVLFQPQHHYTQRLLAALPNLDNLPEAPKEKPQPLLSINNLSISYPLGGSSHKQEMFKAVKNISLDLPEGQIIGLVGESGSGKTSLGKALLGAAPISEGSVKYHNTKKKVHFGANKRLKRKRLSKTAQMVFQDPHSSLNPRMTIRDIIAEPLEAMKLTSSREETDRRIIEVAKRCHIEVAHLRRFPHAFSGGQRQRISIARALVCKPKFIVADESVAALDVSIQAEILALLKELRTELGLTILFISHDLSVIANLCDWVCVMKDGSMVEQGTVRQIFLKPQQPYTQTLIASIPLLESPQAQLEPFPEYTAPKAQRQGPFIMKDNQEQTIGRKRA, encoded by the coding sequence ATGATAATGAATAATAAAAGCATGAACAGTAACTTACTTGAAATTCGCAATCTTGGTATCGATTTCAATACCGATGAGGGTTTAATGCGCGCGGTTGACGGTATTGATCTTAATATTCGTCCCGGTGAGGTAATGGGGTTGGTTGGCGAGAGTGGTTCTGGTAAGTCAATTACCGCCAAAAGTATTATGCAATTATTGCCGGGTAACGCCATTATTGCGCCTCAGAGCGAACTGCGAATTCGGCACGACAGTCAGGATATCGATATTCTGAAACTCCGTGGTCGGGATTTACGTAAAGTGCGCGGCGGTTTGGTTTCCATGATTTTTCAGGAGCCCATGGCAAGTTTTGCACCGGCGATTCGTATTAGTGACCAGATAGTCGAAACCATGCAGATTCACTTGGGTTATAGCCGTGATAAGGCGCGCCGGGTGGGCATAGAATTATTTGAACGTGTTGGTATCGTTGACCCAGCTAGGCGGTTTGACCAGTACGTATTTGAATTATCCGGCGGTATGCGTCAACGCGCCATGATTGCGATGGCATTATCGACCAAGCCTAAATTACTGATTGCTGATGAGCCGACTACCGCCTTAGATGTAACAATTCAGGCACAAGTGCTGGACTTGATGCGCGAGTTACGCGAGGAAATGGGAATGGCTATGCTGTTTATTACCCATGATCTGGGCGTTATTTCAAAGATTGCCGATAACGTGACAGTAATGCGTCAAGGCAACATTGTTGAGGCGGGTAATGCAGACCAAGTATTGTTCCAGCCACAGCATCATTATACCCAGCGCCTGCTGGCGGCTTTACCTAACCTCGATAACCTGCCTGAAGCGCCAAAGGAAAAACCACAGCCGCTGCTGAGTATTAATAACTTATCAATCAGTTACCCATTAGGTGGAAGCAGCCATAAACAGGAAATGTTTAAGGCGGTCAAAAATATCTCGTTGGATCTCCCCGAAGGGCAAATTATCGGTTTGGTGGGTGAAAGCGGCTCAGGTAAAACGTCTTTAGGTAAAGCCCTGTTAGGAGCTGCACCTATCAGTGAGGGAAGTGTTAAATATCATAACACCAAAAAGAAGGTTCATTTTGGTGCCAACAAACGTTTAAAGCGTAAGCGTTTATCAAAAACAGCCCAGATGGTATTTCAAGATCCGCACAGTTCGCTAAATCCGCGCATGACCATTCGGGACATTATTGCTGAGCCTTTGGAAGCCATGAAATTAACCTCCAGCAGAGAAGAAACCGATCGACGTATAATAGAAGTAGCAAAACGCTGCCATATTGAAGTTGCGCATTTACGGCGTTTTCCCCATGCTTTTTCGGGTGGACAAAGACAGCGGATCAGCATTGCCCGGGCACTAGTCTGTAAGCCCAAATTTATTGTGGCTGATGAATCAGTGGCAGCCTTGGATGTGTCGATTCAGGCTGAAATTCTCGCTTTGTTAAAAGAGCTAAGGACAGAGTTAGGTCTGACTATTTTGTTTATCTCCCATGACCTGAGTGTGATTGCTAATTTATGTGATTGGGTTTGTGTAATGAAAGACGGCTCAATGGTTGAACAGGGAACGGTGCGCCAGATTTTTCTTAAACCCCAGCAGCCTTATACTCAGACATTAATCGCTTCTATTCCGTTGTTAGAATCGCCACAGGCCCAGCTTGAACCTTTTCCGGAATATACCGCGCCAAAGGCGCAGCGGCAGGGCCCTTTTATAATGAAAGATAACCAAGAGCAGACTATTGGGAGAAAGCGTGCTTAA
- a CDS encoding ABC transporter permease, which translates to MISSVLARFGPKVKKSQDESYYTAGQLALIKARFMRKTSGVVAGWVLASIIMVSFFAPFFAPIDPTIRGADTNYQRGAPQAFYFWDEQGISLRPFTYTYSKDKPKIDFMALAGSGGLAALDALTSSGALSSSAQNKYNIDEQQRRYVQFFVKGWEYSLIDFSIAGLNLDLRWDRHLFGVEQGEIHLMGTDQDGKDVFSRTLHAVWITVSIAVVALIVKLFTSLLVGGISGYFGGRVDAVLMSFTEAVRVIPSIPVYLACAVALSSMDLTAVQRYFAIAVVIGALDFATLGRRLRTHILTERNQDYVLAAQLCGSSSWRIIWRHLIPSFSSYIIVDTLINFPYVILAETSLSFLGLGLTEPVNSLGVLLQKAQDPDIQQNMIWQFFPVLVFVVLIMAFVFVGDALRDAADPYSEKK; encoded by the coding sequence ATGATAAGCAGTGTATTAGCCCGTTTCGGGCCAAAAGTTAAAAAATCGCAGGATGAATCTTACTATACAGCAGGCCAGCTGGCATTAATTAAAGCCCGCTTTATGCGTAAAACCAGCGGCGTGGTTGCGGGTTGGGTGCTTGCCTCAATCATTATGGTGAGTTTCTTTGCGCCGTTCTTTGCGCCAATAGATCCGACCATTCGTGGTGCTGATACTAACTATCAACGCGGTGCACCGCAAGCTTTTTACTTCTGGGATGAACAGGGTATTTCCTTACGTCCCTTTACTTACACCTACAGTAAAGATAAACCTAAGATTGATTTTATGGCGCTGGCGGGTAGTGGTGGATTGGCGGCATTGGATGCGCTGACTTCCAGTGGTGCTTTGAGTTCTTCCGCGCAGAACAAATATAACATAGATGAGCAGCAGCGCCGTTATGTGCAGTTCTTTGTTAAAGGCTGGGAATATAGTCTGATTGATTTCAGTATTGCAGGCCTTAATCTGGATCTTCGTTGGGATAGGCACTTGTTCGGCGTTGAGCAGGGAGAAATTCACCTGATGGGCACCGATCAGGACGGTAAAGATGTCTTTAGCCGTACCCTGCATGCCGTATGGATTACGGTGAGTATTGCCGTGGTGGCTTTGATTGTTAAGCTGTTTACTTCCTTGCTGGTGGGCGGTATCAGTGGTTACTTTGGCGGGCGTGTTGATGCGGTATTAATGAGCTTTACTGAGGCGGTACGCGTTATCCCCTCAATCCCTGTTTATTTGGCCTGTGCTGTTGCATTATCAAGCATGGATCTTACCGCAGTGCAGCGTTACTTTGCGATTGCTGTGGTTATCGGTGCACTGGACTTTGCGACATTAGGGCGGCGTTTGCGCACCCATATTCTGACCGAGCGTAATCAGGACTATGTATTGGCTGCACAGCTCTGCGGCTCAAGCAGCTGGCGGATTATCTGGCGTCATCTGATACCCAGTTTTAGCAGTTATATTATCGTCGATACCTTAATCAATTTTCCTTACGTTATTCTGGCCGAAACCAGCCTTAGTTTTCTGGGACTCGGCTTAACTGAACCGGTTAACAGTCTGGGTGTATTACTGCAAAAAGCACAGGATCCGGACATCCAGCAAAATATGATCTGGCAGTTCTTTCCAGTACTGGTTTTTGTGGTGTTAATTATGGCTTTTGTGTTTGTGGGGGACGCCTTGCGTGATGCCGCAGATCCTTATTCGGAGAAAAAATAA